A window from Triticum aestivum cultivar Chinese Spring chromosome 6D, IWGSC CS RefSeq v2.1, whole genome shotgun sequence encodes these proteins:
- the LOC123145463 gene encoding pentatricopeptide repeat-containing protein PPR5 homolog, chloroplastic: protein MLAYPSTSTPPWPQRHPAAASPRRVAVAASPAGAPARGKRRRAGAGEGEADPAAEAAELVRFFLRKTDGGKDRLVSVLDRHVKVVRTEHCFLLFEELGRRDGWVQCLEIFRWMQKQRWYVADNGIYSKLISVMGRKGQIRMAMWLFSQMRNSGCKPDTSVYNSLIGAHLHSRDKSKALVKALGYFDKMKGMERCQPNIVTYNILLRACARASDTKQVDILFKDLDESIVSPDIYTYNGVIDGYGKNGMIAEMESVLVRMKSKQCRPDVITFNILIDSYGRKQTFDKMEQVFKSLLRSKERPTHPTFNSMITNYGKARLREKAESVLEKMGELGFKPNYVTQECLINMYAYCDCVSKAQQIFDELVSSQSTVPLSSLNAMLDAYCMNRLPMEADRLLDSAIEKGVVPSASTYKLLYKAYTRANDKMLVQKLLQRMNKQGIVPNKKFFLDALEAFGTSANKPRRVQTSNSARESSRDSASNLEMASPSKPVLSTLEAVGASKKTPRILPNSNSASKPDTGSESSSEIATSSKPELSFSQVAS from the exons ATGCTCGCCTACCCAAGCACGTCGACCCCGCCGTGGCCGCAGCGCCACCCGGCCGCCGCTTCCCCGCGCCGCGTCGCGGTGGCGGCCTCGCCCGCGGGCGCGCCGGCCAGGGGCAAGCGGAGGCGGGCGGGCGCCGGGGAGGGGGAGGCCGACCCGGCCGCCGAGGCCGCGGAGCTGGTGCGGTTCTTCCTGCGCAAGACCGACGGCGGCAAGGACCGGCTGGTGTCCGTGCTGGACCGCCACGTCAAGGTGGTCCGCACCGAGCACTGCTTCCTCCTCTTCGAGGAGCTCGGCCGCCGCGACGGCTGGGTCCAGTGCCTCGAG ATTTTCAGGTGGATGCAGAAGCAGCGGTGGTACGTGGCTGACAACGGCATCTATTCCAAGCTCATATCTGTGATGGGAAGGAAGGGGCAAATACGGATGGCCATGTGGCTCTTCTCCCAGATGCGCAACAGCGGGTGCAAGCCGGACACTTCGGTATACAATTCCCTTATCGGTGCGCATCTGCATTCACGGGACAAGAGTAAGGCTTTGGTGAAAGCTCTCGGCTATTTTGACAAGATGAAGGGCATGGAGAGATGCCAGCCGAATATCGTGACGTACAACATCCTCTTGAGGGCCTGTGCTCGGGCTAGCGACACGAAGCAGGTGGACATCCTTTTCAAGGATCTGGATGAAAGCATAGTCTCTCCAGATATCTACACATATAATGGAGTGATCGACGGATATGGGAAGAATGGCATGATTGCAGAGATGGAGTCTGTATTGGTGCGGATGAAAAGCAAGCAGTGCCGTCCAGATGTGATCACATTCAACATACTCATAGATTCGTATGGGCGAAAGCAGACATTCGACAAGATGGAGCAGGTGTTCAAGAGTTTATTGCGGTCCAAGGAGAGACCTACCCACCCAACGTTTAATTCCATGATAACAAACTATGGGAAAGCAAGGCTTAGAGAGAAAGCTGAGTCTGTACTTGAGAAGATGGGAGAATTGGGATTCAAACCGAATTATGTGACGCAAGAGTGTCTCATCAACATGTATGCATATTGTGATTGCGTCTCAAAGGCCCAGCAGATATTTGATGAGCTCGTAAGCTCACAAAGTACTGTTCCCCTATCTTCGTTGAATGCAATGCTTGATGCCTACTGCATGAACCGCTTGCCTATGGAAGCAGATCGGCTGTTGGATAGTGCGATTGAGAAAGGTGTAGTGCCCAGTGCTTCCACATATAAGCTGCTTTACAAGGCCTACACCAGGGCAAACGATAAGATGCTTGTCCAGAAGCTGCTCCAGCGAATGAATAAGCAGGGTATTGTTCCGAATAAAAAGTTCTTCCTTGATGCTCTGGAAGCATTTGGTACCTCCGCCAATAAACCCAGGAGGGTACAAACCTCAAACTCTGCAAGAGAGTCAAGTAGAGATTCTGCAAGCAATTTGGAAATGGCTAGTCCAAGCAAGCCAGTGTTAAGTACTTTGGAAGCAGTTGGTGCTTCCAAGAAAACCCCCAGGATATTACCAAATTCAAACTCTGCAAGCAAGCCAGATACAGGTTCTGAAAGCAGTTCAGAAATAGCTACGTCAAGCAAACCAGAGCTAAGCTTTTCACAAGTAGCTTCTTGA